Proteins from a genomic interval of Capsicum annuum cultivar UCD-10X-F1 chromosome 4, UCD10Xv1.1, whole genome shotgun sequence:
- the LOC107866870 gene encoding thaumatin-like protein 1b, with translation MAQVKLLCSFALFLFITGANSAATFTMVNKCQQTIWPGLLSNAGIAPLSTTGFALQRGESRTITVPSSWGGRFWGRTHCTEDSTGKFTCATGDCGSGKLECAGGNAAPPATLAEFTLDGSGGMDFFDVSLVDGYNLPMLVVPQGGTGNNCTATGCVVDLNGACPSELKVQSVGGENVACKSACEAFGQDEYCCARAYNNPNTCKPSSYSMLFKKACPSAYSFAYDDKTSTFTCAGASNYLITFCPSPNTSQKSSSSSGGQSQEPDDKNNNDNKPSSTMDNSMVYDGAWDVSTASSTTCMHVISSPAIAGAVAFLTATFQLHRHLF, from the exons ATGGCACAAGTGAAATTGCTCTGTTCCTTTGCTCTGTTTCTCTTCATTACAG GTGCAAATTCAGCTGCAACATTTACAATGGTGAACAAATGCCAACAAACAATATGGCCGGGATTATTATCCAACGCCGGAATTGCACCACTTTCTACAACAGGCTTTGCTCTACAAAGAGGTGAATCGAGAACAATTACTGTTCCCTCTTCATGGGGTGGTAGATTCTGGGGCCGTACACATTGTACCGAAGATTCCACCGGAAAATTTACCTGCGCCACTGGAGATTGCGGTTCCGGTAAACTGGAATGCGCCGGCGGTAACGCAGCACCGCCGGCAACACTAGCTGAATTCACACTCGATGGCTCCGGCGGCATGGATTTCTTCGACGTTAGTTTAGTCGATGG GTACAACTTACCAATGCTTGTAGTACCACAAGGTGGAACCGGAAACAACTGTACGGCGACCGGATGTGTTGTGGATTTGAACGGCGCGTGTCCATCGGAGTTGAAAGTACAGAGCGTGGGTGGTGAGAATGTCGCGTGTAAAAGCGCGTGTGAAGCATTCGGACAAGATGAATATTGTTGTGCCAGGGCGTATAATAATCCCAACACATGTAAACCGTCGTCGTATTCCATGTTGTTTAAGAAAGCTTGTCCAAGTGCTTATAGCTTTGCTTATGATGATAAAACAAGTACTTTTACTTGTGCTGGTGCCAGTAATTATCTCATCACTTTTTGTCCTTCTCCTAATACCAG ccaaaagtcatcatcatcatcaggtgGACAAAGCCAAGAACCAGACGACAAGAACAACAACGATAATAAACCATCATCAACAATGGACAACTCTATGGTATACGATGGTGCATGGGATGTAAGCACTGCATCTTCAACCACGTGCATGCACGTGATCAGTTCACCGGCCATAGCCGGTGCCGTCGCCTTCTTGACCGCCACTTTCCAGTTGCATCGTCACCTCTTCTAA